The Candidatus Rokuibacteriota bacterium genome contains a region encoding:
- a CDS encoding RNA-binding S4 domain-containing protein, whose translation MEQIRVDKWLWAARLFKSRSLAAAACDGGKVDVNGHAAKPAKTIRPGDLLRVTLPRGKKLVKVLALTDRRGPAMRAQLLYEDLTPPPPPEPVPTPPPVYRPRGVGRPTKRERRLLERLSRWA comes from the coding sequence ATGGAGCAGATCCGGGTCGACAAGTGGCTCTGGGCCGCCCGGTTGTTCAAGAGCCGGAGCCTGGCCGCGGCCGCCTGTGATGGAGGGAAGGTGGATGTGAACGGCCACGCGGCCAAGCCGGCGAAGACGATTCGGCCGGGCGATCTCCTCCGCGTGACGCTGCCGCGCGGGAAGAAGCTCGTCAAGGTGCTGGCGCTGACCGACAGGCGCGGCCCCGCGATGCGAGCTCAGCTCCTCTACGAGGATCTCACCCCGCCTCCGCCTCCAGAGCCCGTCCCGACGCCTCCGCCGGTCTATCGCCCTCGCGGCGTGGGCCGCCCCACCAAGCGCGAACGCCGTCTCCTCGAACGGCTCAGCCGGTGGGCCTGA
- a CDS encoding zinc ABC transporter substrate-binding protein has product MIHLSRRGFLKTSVSAVSLAVPVMAVPAAQATTLRVVASSTDLVNIAQEIGKGRIEGLSFFLGYQEPELWVEEVFPSWMLKAARADLFIRIGLFADVWADLVIEGARNRKIYPGAPGFVDASEGIGVLEIPTGPVDRSLGEIHLQGNPHYLLDPLNARIVAANILRALIRVSPGDAEFFKRNAEDFSRRIDEALVRWEVVARPLRGQKLAAYHKTWSYLARRFGFTVVGYCEPKPGVEPSPADVRQLAETMVREQARLIIHAPVYSPRIPLAVAREVEKRTGQPVRVLMLPAHVGGVPEAKDYFALFDYLLTRLNDALR; this is encoded by the coding sequence GTGATACACCTCAGTCGGCGCGGCTTCCTCAAGACGAGCGTGTCGGCCGTCAGCCTGGCTGTTCCGGTGATGGCGGTCCCGGCCGCCCAAGCCACGACGCTCAGAGTCGTGGCCAGCTCCACCGACCTGGTCAACATCGCGCAGGAAATCGGCAAAGGCCGGATCGAGGGGCTGAGCTTCTTCCTCGGCTACCAGGAGCCGGAGCTCTGGGTGGAAGAGGTCTTTCCAAGCTGGATGCTCAAGGCCGCCCGGGCCGACCTCTTCATCCGGATCGGCCTCTTCGCCGACGTCTGGGCGGACCTCGTCATCGAGGGTGCGCGGAACCGCAAGATCTACCCGGGAGCCCCGGGCTTTGTCGACGCCTCCGAGGGCATTGGGGTCCTCGAGATCCCGACAGGCCCGGTCGATCGCTCGCTGGGCGAGATCCACCTCCAGGGGAATCCCCACTACCTCCTCGACCCGCTAAACGCCAGGATCGTTGCGGCGAACATCCTGCGCGCTCTGATTCGGGTCTCGCCGGGGGACGCGGAGTTCTTCAAGAGAAACGCCGAAGACTTCTCGCGCCGAATCGATGAGGCCCTGGTCCGCTGGGAAGTGGTAGCGAGGCCACTCCGCGGCCAGAAGCTTGCCGCCTACCACAAGACGTGGTCCTATCTGGCACGGCGCTTCGGGTTCACCGTGGTGGGCTACTGCGAGCCGAAGCCCGGCGTCGAACCCTCCCCTGCCGATGTCCGCCAGCTGGCCGAGACGATGGTGCGGGAGCAGGCCCGGCTGATCATCCACGCTCCGGTCTACAGCCCCCGGATCCCGCTCGCGGTGGCCCGTGAGGTCGAAAAGCGAACCGGGCAGCCGGTCCGGGTCCTCATGCTACCCGCCCATGTGGGCGGCGTCCCCGAGGCGAAGGACTACTTCGCTCTCTTCGACTACCTCCTGACCAGGCTGAACGATGCCCTCCGCTGA